The genomic DNA TGTGGGACCCAGGCACCTGCAAATGTAACCCCACTATCTAACATGATGGCGTAATTGCAGGTCTAATAAGTCCACATCTGGAAAGAACTCATTTAATCTATCAAATCAAACCTACCTAGACTGGGGAACAATACAAAAATGGTATTGCACTCTCAGCATTTCATCTGCACATCAAACAAAAGCCACTCGGCACTTGGCACTGACCCAATTAGCCATCAGGTAGACAGCGGCTACAATGTTGCCATATAAAATGCATCACAGAGCTCAATTaatttttttcatattgtgcATAATGGTCCTCAGTCAGTAAAagagatgtgtttatttttaaaaatcctaaATTTAAATCACGTAAAATAAGCACAAAAAtggattatttcattttttttattaataaaatgatatacCATAACTTTCTTCTGAGCCAATAGGGCAACATTTTGACTACTACTTTAATATTTAAGTGACACAAACAGTTaccaaacaaaatatataacataacaGCACTTAAGGActatataaaacatttgtaactgtaactgttcAAGTTTTGCAATTACAAGTAACACTGTGAGACAGTGAAAGGACTCACTGTGAGTAAATGTAACGAGAGCACCATCCAGTTTTATAGACCTATGATTAGTTCCTTAGTTACAATTTTAACCAGTCAAGGTCCTGGTGCAAAAATATAGCATGTATTTAATTGACAATTCAAACACaagcaataaagaaaaacagttcaTGGAAACCAATCTCAAAGACTGACTTCACTCAATGATGAATCTAAGCTTAACGCTCaggcactgcacacacacaggaagctgtAAAGCTTAATAATGACATCTAGTGGCACATAAGTATACATACACCTTCTGATCACAGTAAAATGGCATTTTGGCATtatctgtaaacacacaacttCTCTCTCTTACATAAAGCCAAATAatttctgtaaaacaaacaaaaaaatctaatcaaataCTATAAAATAAGCCAGTGGTGGTGGCACTGCTGTGGAGTGTTTTAGTGGCCATAATcacaaataacataataacagttaaaaataaaaaataaaaacgaatGTTCcccttttatttgtgttgttttgtacagCACAGTAAAGAAgccatttatttttcaacatggggagatggaaaaaaagcagaaaatgtacTCAGTGTATGGAGAAATGTAATCCATTACTAATCTATTATATAACAATGTGgcctgaaaagagagaaaataagatgtTTTTGCTCTgataacacatttcattttacaatacattatattacatttacacCTAATggcactttgtgttttcatcactgtgCTTCTGCAATATTAAGAGTAGTAACCTTTCTAACAGCAGAGGGTGATAGTGATCTGTTTTACTTCAGCAGAAGCAAGGATGTCACAGTGAGGGCAACACTTTACAGCAACATAAATCCTCAATATCATGTATATAAATTTGTGATACAAGAACAAGACATAATTGATTAACTGCTATCTAACCTGCATGTAAAATCTAGTTTCTAGTTTCATTTTCTATAGTATAGCCATCACATAACCCACATAAGAGGAAAATGAATGTGCCAAAGTATGTGGCAGTTAGTCATGGAAAATGAATTTCTTAGCCTTATTTCTACAGATACTTAATTAGTTAATAAGGTACAGCTGGTAGATCTGCTTCActcttttctgttgtttttttctcctatcAAACAACCAATAGACGGAAGAATAATGTTCATGTGTATGATGAATGTTTAATACTTACTTTAGAACAAAGTGAACTGATTGACAGTAAattacattatactgtacagtacCAACTTTATACATACAAACACTAGAAAGCACAATTGAAAACTATTTATTGTGGCCTGTGTAACAGCTCCATATGCTGAAACTGTGGAATTTATGGGTGAGATTTAGAATTCTTCCATCCATAGTTTTGGCACATTGTTCATCCCCATCCATGCATGGGTATCTGCTTGTCACTGGCCAGCACGAAGGACAGATGATGGGGGAGTAGTATGCAGCCTCGGGCAGAGAATCTTGCTAAAGGCCCTGCGGAAGCTACTGTGGCAGAGCGGGTACAGGAAGGGGTTAATAGCAGAGTTTAGCCACAGGAGCCAGAAGGTGACCTCGTACCAGTGATGCTGGATGCACCGCCCTCTGCAGGCAGCACGGATGATCATCAGTAGGGTGTATGGTGCCCAGCAgatggcaaacacacacactatgatgGCCAGGGACTTAGCAATTTTCTTATCCCTGGACAGACGGCTAGGCTGGGCAGCCCTGCTGGTTGAGGGATCTAGTTTACCCAAACTGGGAGAGGAGGTCTGCGAGTGGATGGAGCCTCTTACAGCCAGTTTCATCCCAAACCCCCAGTTGTGGGACAGGGGGACACCTTCCCCCTGGGCAGAGGCAGGTTCGCTCACTTGAAGGTGGAGCTGGGCCTCCCTGCTGTGGAGCCTCCTCCTGCGTATGCTGAGGTAAATGCTGAGGTTGAAGAAAGCCActgagatgaaaggagagaaaaactcCAGCATGGAGGCACTCAGCAGGAAGTACCAAGAGTAATAGAACTCCGCAAAGCACTCATTCTTAGGCACGCGGCTCCTGCCCACCACCAGCTCCCAGAATATGATAGCTGGGCCGTACAGGACAAAGGCTAGCACCCAGACAGCAATCATCTTGATTATGGCTTGATGAGTCATGCTCTGTCTGGCCCGGTAACTTACCTGCAGTAAATATAAGCATAAATCAGAAAATATACTTTGAGTAATACTGTGTGCACTCAGTCAATTTTATGTGTAATTGCTGAATCCTACCATTATTGTAGAAATATTTAGAGGGCGAAATAACAATTTATTCTCCTAAAGTACACTGTCTTTACCCATGAAAAGGTAGGCAATGTTCATTTaacagcagaggtggaagaggtTTAATTCTAGCACTTTTCAACACAACACTGGCCTCCTTGAACTAATCGCAGCACTGCGGTACAATGAACATGGAGGCCAGCCTTCAAACAGAGGACATTGCTTTAAATCACCATGTCTACAAAAATCATCCAGTGAAATTCTTCAAACCCAGGGGACACTAATAACATCTTTTGACAGATGCATAATTGTAAGTATTattatgtaacattttgaaGGAGAAAGAACATGTGAACTGTTGTTTCCAACATCCTGACATCATGCACTGCAGAAAAGAGTGTGAAGGAGTGTTAAGTCGATGAAGCGCCTCTCATGATCACTTGTCTCAATTAGTGTCACATCCTATGTCCCGGTCCACATTCTTGTGCAGCGGGCAGCGTACTTCACATCCTCACCAGCTGCTTTGAATATGTGCCCCTCTTCTggatgacaaaaaaatgaactgCAGCTCTTCTGCAAAGAAGATGGAAAATGGCTCCACTTATGTTTGTATAAATTAATTGGTATAGGGTACTTCTTGCCCCTGCTTCATGTAGCGATGATAGCACTCAGGTGTGCTCATAAATCCAATCTGAAATTTTGCATTATCTTTTTAAATTGTTAGATTCCTCCTGAGAGGTTCTCAGATTAATCTTAGCTTACTCTTACAATCACAAGTAACACATAAAATAGGAGCTTTTCTCTCTAACACTGTGCAGTTAGCCCTTTGCTAATGTGCTGACATTTCATCTAACTGCCAAATACATGCATCTAATCTgactccatcttttcttttaaaagacaaactttGTCCTGTGGACGATCCTTTGTCTTTCGAtgttcagagagaaatgtttttaGGAAAATGCTGCTTGGCTGCTGGTGGCCTGTTTCTGCTATGATTGATCTCTCCAGGTTGGAAGGACCATGGCACAGAGGAGGATCTCGATGATCAAAGCTAGCTAATTAAAGAagaggctctctctctctctggtgttaTTTGTATTCATTGCTCTGATGTTAAGTGTTTGCTTGCGAAAGGAAACAGAACACTCTCTTTGTCTACTATGCCAAGCCTCATCCCACCTTTGAGTTAACACTCGTGTATAGGATACAGTCAGCCAGCTAATGCACAGAGAAGCCCCAACAAAAGGTTCAAGGGGCCTAACAGCTGCAGAGGTTTGGAAAAATATGCTAACAACTAGATACGTGCCAAGACaggcagaaaacagaaacatttatattaGTGATGCTGTACAACTGtatttcagcaaaataaagcagaacATAGTTGCACGGACATAGATTAAATTATCTGAATCTGCTGAAGTGGAAATTAAAAGTGTTTAAGTAATTCAATCATCTAATGTTAGATTATTGACagtcttgtgttgttttctgcatgttttctgaAGCCCAGTCCGTCCCAAAGTcgaaatgtgactttttttatctttgtcatGGGGAAGGGCTATAATTAGGGGTGGCACTGGGCCTGAATGGGTCAGGAATGATTAACCTCTGCAGATGGGCACATTTGGGAGGATGAGGTGGCACTGCCCCTACCAATGACCTGGGAGACTCACCAGTCAGACATTAAGCCACAGAGCAGCGCAGGGAACATTTGTATGGCTGCAAGGGAAAGGGCACTTCAACTTTTAACGTTACACTACACAAAAGGTTATTTCCGTCTGAATGGAAACCAAgatgggattttgttttttacactaTGGCAGGCTAATGTATGGTGAGTCACAATCTGAAATTCACTTTGATGGCTACGTGCATTACGGATGTGAGGCCCAGGATGTTCCACTCACTGCTCTGGTGACTGACAGGAAGCGGTCGTAGCTGATGAGGACGATGTTGAAGACGGACGCAGAACAAAGCAGATAGTCCATGACCAGCCACAGCTTACACAGCCCTCGGCCCAGCATCCATCTGCCTGTGAGGATGTAAGGGATGTAGACTGGGATGCAGAATGCCCCTACAGACACAGTTATTGGAAAGGGATCAGAGACCAGTGCAGTGAAATTTCAGCCCCCCTATGTAGCATTTGTAATCAGTATAGTAAAACActataaaatactgtacattaacgATCACTTAAAAATACCCTTATATCGCTTATGAATGCATTATAGAGTGTTATAAACCatctattaaatgtttatatagtgCTTATAAATGTTAAGTAAAAGAAGTGTGAAAGAGCAGATCATAGAAAGACTACATGTTTACAAGAGTTAGGCCATGCCattgcaaaagaaagaaagaaagaaccaaAACATGTATCAAGCACTCTAATTATGTAATGCTTGTAGCTGCTTGATTTGTGAATGCACAGCTACTCAAGTGCTGCACTTATAGTAGCACACATCTACTGTGCAGGGAGATGGACAGGCATACGAAGGAGCATCAAAGATATTTTAAAGATTTCCAAACTTAGCCAGCATATATCAGCATTGATACATATCATAGCCTTTGTGACAGAAATAATGCATTCATCTAAGGTTGGACTTACCTACAAGAAAATCTGATATTGCCAAATTCAGGAAGTAGTAATTGCACTGCCTTCTCAAACTCTTGTCCACTTTAAAGGCCAAAATGACCAACGCGTTGCCCAAAACTATCACAACAACCAAagtcaccatcatcaccatcaaaAGGACAAATATGGGTCCTGAAAACACGAAGCTGCTCTGGACTCTGGTTGAGGTGTTGTCAAAATAGTACCGACTGGAGTTGGAATCAGTTTGCTCCACCGACATGGTCCTGGTGATGTGAGGTGAACGATGCTGTCGTTAAATCCTCAATAGACCGGCGCTGAGAATAAGAAGCCAGCAACAGGTGCCAGGCGAGTGGACGCTGCATCCAACACCCCCCATATATGCTCTGTGCGCTCTCCTGTTGAAACTGAGCACAATGTCCAGGAAGATCCACGAGAGAGCGCACACACGCTCTCCACAAAACGCTGCCTGGACACTTGATGAATTATGCATCTGCCGGCAAAGCCGTGAGGTAGTTGGATTACTTCTCCAAACGATCAAATGGTTTTTTGTAGCGCCAgattatgtttttaaagcatttcCAACCAGCGCCACGTTCCGTATAGTCGACACGATGGAGTGAATGCTGTTTATACAGTAGAAACGGGATAGAAAAGTTTGGTTGTCTTCACTGACGCGAGATTAAGGAGTTAACTGCCTTATCCTCCGTCTTAAAGGATATCAAGGCGTAGTGTGAGGTTATTCCAGCAGCAAACGGAAGAGACTTTGGAAGCACAGCAAACCTGATGATTGTCTTTAACTGCACTGTGAACTGAGACTGACATTTTTAGATAATTTGGCTGACGTCAAAGAGTctatttctttcctttccttttatttccttttcatgCTGTGAATCAACAGTAAGTAAGCTGATCCGCGTGTTTAATAGTCTCCAGTCATATATTTTCCCTGCTGAAATCCATTCATAGCTAACCCCATATTtgattcacagacacacagtccctCAGCAGCACTCAGCACGCAGCCCACCAATTTTGGTTGTTGCCTCAAATGAGCTTGCAGTGGGCATGAAGAGGATACAGGACATGTATATGGACAAGGCATGCTGAAGGCACGGCACAATCAAACTATAATGACCCTTACCTCATCCTACGCTGTACCAGGTATTAAGAACATTACCTTCCAGCTATGAACAAACAATACAACTAGAAATGCAGCTTACTctgtgattttttaaaattttatttagGCCTTATTGGCATATCTATGCatcttctgttgtttgttgaaaTTGGTGAAGGTTAATTTCTTCTGTTTCATCAAAGTTGACACTTTGGACATTCAAGGTTTTATAAATCTCATATTTTTGTTAACactctctgcttttttctttcacccTGGCAGCAGCCGGTACCTTCGATCTGACTGACAAGCTGTGCAAGCCAACATCAGCATGATGGACAGAACAGGAGTGAGtgagaggcacacacacacacacacacacacacacacacacacacaccgcaggtCTTTCACTGAAGCTCTCATTAACACGCCTCATGAGATTAACAGTTTTACCAGTCATGATGAAATATTTAGCATTCTAGCCTATCACCCCTCAAAGTCCAGCATGTGGGAATTTGTATATTTCATGTACCTGTTTAgctacttgtgtgtgtatagccTCTCTCTGGTACACAGTGAAAGAAGCTGTAGGCCTTATTTGCATTCTGATACAATCCTGTCAGTCCCCCAGCTGTGGTCcaagagaaatgagaaacactACAGAACAGTAGAAGTGACTGAAGGAGCCCAGTTTGAATTACTGTTATTTTCTCACAAATAGAGCCACCACCATCTCTCAGAGTTAGTCACGTCACCGTTGCAACACAGGAACCAGTGCAGGCAAGGGTAAACAGCAAGCATGGGAGTTTTAATGCGGCTTCATTCAGACTCTTTACCAGTGTTGTTCACAATAAGCTCAATTAAAGTGAAATGTCTGTTCAAATCAGCCCTTTAGAAATTTGAATGTAACTGCCCTTGTAGCTTCTCTTAATTAGGTGGTGTCATCATATGCTGTAATTTTCACCGCAAGAGAAATGATTGAGTGCTTTATCATGTGACAAACGTGTTTTAATGATCAATTACAggaatttgtgtttgtgatttgcACCTCATGATGGCTGATGGGAAATCAacatacagaaaatgtgttttgtcaaaGGAAAACCCCTAACCCTCTGGATGTTGAGAGGGAATAGTGtcattttacatactgtatatgagctGACTATACTAAaagtgatatacagtatgaataaCTGCTCCTCTTTTACTAGAAAAAGGATGACTTTTCATATTTGAATGGTCTAAAACCCATTTCGATCGTAACTGCTCGCGTCCATAAAATTGACCCTTAAGGGCAAAACtgtaagttcaatattcagGAAGTTTTTGGCTGCCTATAAAAAAGACTAGTGATAGTGAAATACCCATTAGTTACAAATGTCAGTTATTCAAATATGCAACAAAGGCACAGGGACGTCATGGAAACTGGCGTTGTGCCGTCATGGAAACTAATGCACATAAAAAATTACTTGCTGTGCTCAAGAGGCAGCTTTcatagaaaatgttgttttcttgtctgCCATCATGAGGTGCAAAtcacaaaactgaaacagaaaaaaactcttcataatagaaaaaaacattgttatcaATGTTGCTCTTGATTTTTATTTGCCTTTACCTGATTGGGAATATTCccagagaatgaaagaaaaagtgtcATACATTATGTAAAGATCATGCAGGTGTCTCAGCCAAACATTAATATTAGACCATTGCTCCAAAGGTCATGCTTGAGCTGTTCTTGATAACATACATTGAGGTAGTGGGAACAGAATGCAAGGAAAGTGTGTCAGGGAGGCAATCAATTTGGCAGGTGCATTGCCGCTGGATTTGGAAATACAAGTGCAATGACTCATTTGAAAATGGAGGGCACTCAGAAACAAAGCAGTGCCACAGAGGGTACACAGAGGCTCTAGTGTTGCCGATTATACTGTGCCCTGCTGTGGCTCTCCATTGCTCTAGTCctcaagtgtttgtgtttggatgcTGGGCTGGAGAACCGATGCTATCATACTGTAACAGTGTGCCTATCAACAGTAATCACAGCTAAAATGAAACGATAACATGTACAGTGGACATCCCAATTCTCCCTTTAAACCCCAGTGGAGGCTTCGTAGGAGTCCTTACAAGAACACATTCATAGGACAATGTCTGCATATAGGTATTTTATTGCAAATATCAATAATTTCTGCatactatttttatttttatgtataatatattaGATTTGTCAATAATCCAGTATTGATGAGGTTTTAAGATTTAGAAATAGATAGGTTTACTTGACAATACTAAAgctaaacacaacacacagtccttacatacaaacacaattgTCGAggataaaaacacactaaaactaaaagcctttttcagttttggttcTTGTCAGAGGGAGAGTAAAATGACAGATCTTCAaggtaaaaaacacacaaaaacaagcaaacctACAATAAAGACATAAGATTGATCATTTAACAACTATTGCATACTTATGGCAATCTCTGACGAAACTGAAATTGTTGACTAAGTAACCAGAAATTGCATTCTTCTACCtacaatttacaattttacTTGGCTGATAGCTGATGGGAAAACAACATACAGAAAATGTGTAATGTCCTGCACGTGTCAGGAACACCAGAAATGTCTCCCTGATGGAATCGTAGGTATGGCAAAGTGAATTGAAACTTGAATTTTTACGTTTTCCTAATTCCCATCTCTGGCCATTTTGCAATTCACCTAATTGAACGAGTGATATTCTCACGTTCAGCAAACAACAGTATTAACAAAAGCATTATTTTGGATTACCTCAGTAATGACTCCTAATCTCATTGCGCTGATTTGCTCTGACTTTGCTCCATGCCAAAGTCACAAAAAGACAATAAGCAGTTGCAAAAATGTGTTGACGCTGTAACCAAGGAGTATTACATCTACTTAAGTCTTTCAGAAGacattcaaacaaaatggaATCTGATTCTATTCAACGATTtctgaaaaaatatgaaattgctATGGAAGGCATTTGGAAATGTACACTAAAACAGCAATGCACTTTTGTTGTTTGAGGAATAGGTAAACATTTTGTAGAGAAAGCTCCATCTGTTGAACATGCAGTGCTGCAACAATATGCTGGTTATGGGCTAATTGCCATGTGAACATAACAGAAATATCCCCTGATAGTCTCCGTCTCCACATCACATCAGAGCTGTCACAGTTTACATAATAAATGCTAATCATTGATGAGAGAACTGAACTCGTAGTTGGATGGCTTCACAGCCTCACAGTCTGTTTGGCAGAGCTGCTTGCGAGATGAAGGGTGCTGGCATTTACCTTATGCTCCACATCCACAGAAGCTCATTGAAATGCTGTGGGTGTGCCTCATCGTGACAGTATTTTGACTTGTTAaatttttcatctcattttcaaaAGCTCCAAGCTGGTTAATCCACGTGTCACTGTACCCCACCCTTGTATCAAAATGCATTGAGTAAGCCATCATTGTAAGCATTCACTGTGCAGTGATTATTACTGTGAGAATTATGTGAGCATTAAAAGGAAACCCTAAACATTAAATAACCAGAATGCACCATGTTTAAGCtatcagaaaatacattttaaaaagaaaatattaaggCAGTTGTATTAGTTAATCAGTCCTTGCTGCAAAGGGACAGAATGACAGATATAATTAGTATAATttccaaatgcaaatattgtgtaatataaatataactcTTTTAAATGTTCACTTCCACTATGATGCCTATAGTACTGGtggtttattttaatttctgttgaGATGCTTTGGTAAGACTTGCTGCTTCCTCTTGCTTTTGgataaatgtaatttactgtGATGTAAATATACATTAAGAATGCTTTAAAACAAAGTTGTTTACTCCAATTTCCTTGCTAAAGGtgagcagacaaaaaaaaaacaaggtaatCTATCCTGCAGTATCAAGGCAGTTTAAAAGCAATTATTTTTAGAATAATATACCCCATGCTTTAGTGTCTTAAAACCTATCAGTGCTAATGACAATACCCCTGTGAAAACAATAGCTAAACCTGATGGTCCTCTGGGGTTCATTCAAGAGAGAATGCATTTGAGAGCATCTTGGCTCATTTCCATATAAAACGCTAtaacacagaaaagacagaaaataacagaTTCGTTGCACTATTTATTTCCTAAAACAACTTCACCATCATTGGTGCAAAGTACAGTACCCTAAAGTAGATCTTGAAGGCCCCATGAGTGGACGTGTACTGACTGTGCTTGATTGATCTGTCTAACCCTCCTGttagttttgttgtgttgttggtgtttcGGCGGGAGAATTTACACCTATTAAAAAACCCTACTCAGTCATGATTTTCACTTAATCTTAATCTTCTCAGGACTGCGTGGGCTTTGGTTTTGATGCTCCTTTTTGTTGCAAGACAACTTACACATGCTTCATTCTTGTTAGTACTAAGAGTTTGATGACATCACTTAATTCCCAGCATAGCTCCTCCCAACGTCCACCTGTGTAGAGGTCTAATCAGTAATCAAAGTAATTGCAAACACCTGTGTGGCTGTGCTGGGCATTTAAGGATGGGTCACAACAATAAACCCCTCAATGTTGAACAGGGCCAAGGGCCTTTGCATTTACAGCTTGTATTAGTCTTGTCATTATCTCAATTCTGCCCACATTTTGACTGAATCTACATATGCAAATTAGGTAGACGGGGGCTGGTGGACTTGTCAACAAATGTATTGTCCCTGGTTAAGGGAAGCAATGATGGGCAtccttcattttaaaatcactttttgcGAGGGAAGACTTGCTAGCTAGTGCAGCTACTGGTAGTTTTTGccaggcttctttttttttgtttatgtttattaacAGCACAGTAatattacaatacaaataacAGTGAAGGGAGTATTGgggaaaacatttaataaaataaatacaatgtaaAAAGGTACATCATACAGAAATTaagagtgaagaaataaaaaaataaatatatcaaaatagagtcaactttaaaaaatgaataagcaATATTGCAAACCAAATTAAATTATCTGGCAATGTCGTCCAAAGTGTTTCTGAAGAGATGAGGTGTCtttaaagatgttttgtttttaaatacagaCAGAATCATAGAATGTCTGAAGttcaacataaaacataaaacaattgTTTTTGGAAGAAACTGAAGAAATCTGGCCTTGTGAATATTTTGTTTGCCCAAAAGACACAACAATTTTATCTTTCTACAACATACTTTCTGTAATAGAGACCTAGACCTTATGAGTCTCCCAGCTCAATAAggagaacaaaaataaaataaatgagaaaatgactcATCCTCCTATTTGAAGAAGGAACATAAAGGGGAAACACCAGGTCTAAAATTGTGATTCTCATCAGAAATGAACGCAATACCTCAGTCATAACAGTCCTTAAAAAGTAGGGTCTTATTTTAGTATGTTGATtgtttcacagatttttttcttaCGGGTGCATTTATACCTGGCTGAGATCTGATGTGGTCTGGTCATTTACACCTTGCATTAACATAAACTCTTCATCCAGATAGGAGATGGAGTTACAgataatatgtaaatgtagGGTGTAAATGGGATCCGTTGTTCCCATCATGCTGAATGTATAATGGTAGCACAGTTATATATGCTATATCAACAATTCTGCAGTAGACTGTTTTCCTGCAGAAGCGCTGCCTGCCTTGGCAATTACACGCACAAAAAAGCATGAAACTGGTGAATCCTTGTTAGAATAAGCTTTTAGTAGTATGTTTTGCACCACAGGTAAGTACGCCACATGTTGGactcaaagagagagaaggactaTTGATCTGTGGTTA from Enoplosus armatus isolate fEnoArm2 chromosome 14, fEnoArm2.hap1, whole genome shotgun sequence includes the following:
- the LOC139296779 gene encoding histamine H3 receptor-like produces the protein MSVEQTDSNSSRYYFDNTSTRVQSSFVFSGPIFVLLMVMMVTLVVVIVLGNALVILAFKVDKSLRRQCNYYFLNLAISDFLVGAFCIPVYIPYILTGRWMLGRGLCKLWLVMDYLLCSASVFNIVLISYDRFLSVTRAVSYRARQSMTHQAIIKMIAVWVLAFVLYGPAIIFWELVVGRSRVPKNECFAEFYYSWYFLLSASMLEFFSPFISVAFFNLSIYLSIRRRRLHSREAQLHLQVSEPASAQGEGVPLSHNWGFGMKLAVRGSIHSQTSSPSLGKLDPSTSRAAQPSRLSRDKKIAKSLAIIVCVFAICWAPYTLLMIIRAACRGRCIQHHWYEVTFWLLWLNSAINPFLYPLCHSSFRRAFSKILCPRLHTTPPSSVLRAGQ